Below is a window of Prosthecobacter sp. SYSU 5D2 DNA.
TAACAGGTAACCGCAGGCGCCTGCACTGATCGCCTGGCTGATTTTTTCAGCGTCTTCAAAGACCGTCAGGATGACAACGCGGCACTCCGGGGCACAGCGGTGCACATCACCGATGATGTCCAGGCCGCTGCGTCCGGGCAGGCCCACATCCAGGAGCAGGACCTCTGGCATATCGCGCGGATGGAGACTGCGCAGAACGGTGAGCATGGTTTCGGCATTGGCAAAGACGGTGCCTGGCGCCAGGCCGTTGGCGGGCGTGCACAGCCGCTGCAGGGAGCGGCGGAACAAATCGTGATCTTCAACGATCCAGACTCGGATTGGGTTGTCGGATTTCAAACTGTCGGTTACGGGGGGTTAATTGATCAGGCGGGCATCCAGAGAGGCGTGCGGGGAATGTTCAGGTGAATGATTGTTCCGGCTGCCGGTTTGGAAAAAAGGTGCATGGTCGCATGCAGGGCGCTGGCGCGTTCACGCAGGTTGCCCA
It encodes the following:
- a CDS encoding response regulator transcription factor; the encoded protein is MKSDNPIRVWIVEDHDLFRRSLQRLCTPANGLAPGTVFANAETMLTVLRSLHPRDMPEVLLLDVGLPGRSGLDIIGDVHRCAPECRVVILTVFEDAEKISQAISAGACGYLLKTCRAETVAEAILEAAQGGSPMSPKVAATVVQMLAKLTKPASQPVSLSPREQELLALMVDGLTAKEIADRLNVSIHTTGTHTRNLFIKLGVHSRAAAVARALRERLV